Part of the Ruegeria sp. TM1040 genome, GGCCAATCGGCCGAGGAGGCCTCTACGAGGATGCGAATGCAGACATGGGCGCCCGGCGCGTGTTCGGCGAGCTTTTCCAGCTCCTCGACCGCATCCGCCGCAAAATGAGTGATCCCCAGCGCATGCGCAAAAGCGATGTCGGCGGGTTTCTTGATGGTATTGCCAAAAGTGATGCGCGCAGCAGAGGCGCCGGCGGCGCGGCACATTTCGATCTCGGCGCGGCTGGCGGCATCGAAATTCGACCCCAACGCGCAGAGACGGCGCAGGATTTCAGGCGCCGGGTTGGCCTTGACCGCGTAGTGAATACGCGCACGCCCCAGACCCCGGGCAAGACCCATGTACTGGCGCGCCACGGCTTCGCTGTCGATCACAAGCGTCGGGCGCTCGAACCGGGTGTTTGCGATATACTGCAGGTGGCGGGGGACAAAAGTCACGTCGTCGCGGGCCGCAGGCCCGGTCACGAATACTGTCATGGTCATCTCCAAAAGACCCGGCCATATATGACCGCTCAGTTCCATCAGAGACGTTACCGTCGCTACGTAACCCTAGGGCTTTGAACCCTTTCGACAGAGGCGCGTGCGTTGGCGTCTTAAGCGCGCATATCGGGCAAAACCACGAGTCGATCAAGCACCAATTTCTGCAAGGAAGATATTTCTTTTCTGCATGGCTCAGCGTGCTGGCGTGCGCGCCACAGGGAGCCGGCCTGGATAGCGCATCCCGGCGACGCACTCCTCATTGCCATGTGCGACCTTGATGTTTTCAGACAGGCGCAAGGCCCACGCGGCCCACCACATCGCATCCCCGAGGGTCGCCCTCACGCTGGCACAACAGCCGCCCTGCGCAGGAGTGCGCATGAACTGACAGGACGCGGGACAAAGTGTGAATTCGCTGCTTATGCACCGACGTCTGCAATAGAGGTAGGCAGGCCCAAGTCTCGCTCTCACAGCCTTTAGTCCATCAAGGCACAATTCCTGAGAGCTGCGAAACGTCGGAAACGACGTTTCGCAGCCATTGATGTCCAAAGTCCTTGGTGCGGGTTTTGTGCCAAACCTGAAAAATCTTCCTGACCGGAGCTTCAAAGGGCAGTTCCGATACCTGCAGTCCGAAAGCCTGTTCGGCGTGCTGAGCCAGTATGCGCGGCACGGTGTAGACCAGATCGGTCAGAGCCGTTGCGCTGAGTGCTGCGGAATAATGCGGCACACGAAGTTCGATCCGCCGCCGAATCCCCATCTTTGAAAGTGCTTCGTCGATACGGCTGTATTCGGCGTCCAGCGTGGTGAACATGATGTGACCAAGCGACGTGTATTGCTCCATGCTCAAACCCGGTTGAAACACCGGGTGCCCTGCACGAGCGACGCAAACAAACTCACTTGCACCCAGAAGTTCGCGATCAAAACGCGAAGGTGTATCAAAATCCTGAATGACCGTGAGATCGATCCTTCCGCGTTCCAAATCTGAGTAGGCGTCATCGACGTTCTGGTTGATCGCCATCGAGTGCAAAAACCGCAAAGAAACATTCGGTGCCTGTTTCGCAACACGTGCAGTGAGGCCAGGCACAAGCAGCGTTGAAAACAGATCATTCATGCCCAAGCGATAAGTTGCACGCAGGTTGGCCGGATCATTGTCATCCTTCACCGTCATAGCGTCCTGAAGCATCTTTAGGCTGGCGTCTATGGCCGGTGCCAGCTCACGGCAGCGCTCGGTCGGTTGCATGCCGTCGGTCGATCGAATGAACAACTCATCATCCATCAGGTCGCGCAACCGCCGCAACGCATGGCTGACCGCGGGTTGGCTTAATCCGACAGAGTTCGCGGCTTTGGTTACGCTTCGTTCGGCCGCGAGAGCCGAAAAAACCTTTAGGAGATTCAAATCGATGGCATTCAAATTCTTCTGGTGCATATTAATGATACTAATCATTCATTCGACTGATGCAACCGAGTTGCTCTAATGAGGTGCAAGAAAACCCAAAAGGGAGAATCCATATGTCCGTCAGATCCATGCTGCTTGCCTCAGCGCTGGCGCTTTCCTCCGCGCTTCCCAGTTTTGCCGACAAGGCGAATGACACGCTGGTCGCAGCTTTCAACAAGGAAGTTCAGACGCTTGACGGTCTCTACTCAACGTCGCGCGAGAACCTGATCCTGTCCTATCTGACCTCGGATCAGCTGGTCGAGCTGAACCTCGACACCGGAGAGTATGAAGGGGCACTAGCGGAAAGCTATACTTGGGTCGATGATCGCACCATCGATTTCACACTCCGCGAAGGCCTGACATTCCATGACGGTTCGCCTGTAATGGTCGAAGACATCGTCTATTCCTTTGACTGGATCGCCAATGCGGACTCCAAGACCAAACGCGGCGCCTTTATCCGTGGTTGGTTCGAGAGCGCTGTCGCGATTGATGATCGCACAGTGCGCGTCACCGCCAAACAACCCTATCCTTTGATGCTGCGTGACATCGCCGTCTTCGTTCTCACTCGCAAGGCAGGCAGCTATGGCGATGGCAACCCTGATGCGCTGACGCAGAACTTCGTCGGCACCGGCCCTTACAAGATTTCTGAATTTGCCATGGGCGCCGGTGTGCAGCTGGAGCGCTATGATGGATACTACACTGGCGGACCCAAGGCGGCCGGTTCGATTGAGAAAATCGTCCTGCGCCCGATTCCCGACTGGGGCACCGTGACGGCGGAATTGCTGTCGGGGGGCGTAAACTGGTCTTTCAACGTGCCTGACGATACGGCCAAAGATCTGGGCGGATTGCCCATGGTGGATCATGTATCCGGCGTGTCCACGCGCGTTGCCTTCCTGGTGCTGGACGCCGCAGGTGTCAGCGATGCGGAAGGCCCAATGACCAACAAGCTGGTGCGTCAGGCGCTCAACCATGCGGTAAACCGGAAAGAAATCGTTGAATTTCTCGTCGGCGGTTCGGGCCGCGTTGTTCACTCGACCTGTAACGCGGGCATGTTCGGCTGTGATGTCGAGATCACGGAATACGATTATGACCCCGAAAAGGCCAAGGCTTTGCTGGCTGAAGCGGGCTACCCGGACGGCTTTGAGTTCGACCTGACCGCCTATCGCGAACGCCCCATCATGGAAGCAGTTGCCGCGGATCTGGCCGAAATCGGCGTGATCGCGAATATCAACTTCGTAAAGCTTTCCGCGTTGTCCAAATCCCGCGCCGAAGGTCAGCTTGAAGCATTCCAGAACGCCTGGGGCTTTTATGCGACGCCGGATCTGGGCGCGATTTCCAACTACTATGTCGAAGGATCCAACCGCAACCTACACCAAGACGCAGAGGTTCAAGGTTGGTTCAAGGCTGCGCTGGAAACTGTCGATCAAGACGAGCGCGCAGATCTCTATGCGAAGGCCCTGCAGAAGATCGCCGATGAGGCTTACCTGCTTCCGATCTTCCAGTATTCGCAAAACTACGTGAAGAGCGTGGATGTGAATTTTGCGGCACCGGCCGACGGCCTGCCACGGCTCAATGAGCTGAGCTGGAAGTAACCACACAAGCCTGACCGGGCGCCTCTCTTTGCGTCCGGTCGGCATCCCTGCTTTCCTACAGGACCACCTGCCATGTTGAGATTCATACTAAAGCGCCTGGCTCTTGGCCTTTCGGTCGCGCTGACCGTGTCGCTTGCGACCTTCCTGATGCTGAACCTGGCAGCCGACCCTGCGGCTATGGTTGCCGGTGAAGACGCCACCCAAGAAGCTATCGAGCAAATCCGCGTGCAATACGGGTTTGACCGTCCGCTTTACGTCCGCTTTTTCGAATGGTTTGGTAGCATTCTCGTTGGTGACTTTGGTGACAGCTATTACTGGAAAAAACCGGTATTCGATCTGCTGATCGAACGCGCACCGGTTACCATAACCCTCGCCCTTGGCGCGCTCAGCGTCACTGTTCTGGTAGGTCTTCCGCTGGGTGTTCTGGCCGCGCTGAAACCAAATGGCTGGCTTGATCGCTTTGCCTTGAGTTTCGGCACCGCCGCTCAGGCCGTTCCGAATTTCTGGCTCGGGCTGATCCTGATCATCCTTTTGGGCGTTATGTTTCCGATCTTTCCTGTTTCGGGAGATTCCACCTGGAAACACTTCATCCTGCCCTGTTTCGTTCTTGGCACCAGCGCGGTTCCCCAGGTGTTGCGCCTCACACGGACCGGCATGATCGAGGTGCTGGGCTCTGACTATATTCGCACTGCCCGTGCCAAAGGGTTTCGTTCAAGCCAGATCTTGTTCCGCCATGCGCTGCGCAACGCGCTTTTGCCGGTTGTGAGCGTTCTGGCGATCCAATTGGGCTACAAGCTGGGTGGCTCGGTCATCACCGAAACGATCTTTGCGCTCAATGGCCTGGGCCGGCTGGCCTACGAGTCGATCCTCGGCGCCGACATCCCGACGGTGCAAATGCTCGTCTTCTTCTTTGCCCTCGTCTTCATCGTCCTGACCGTTCTGGGCGACATCCTGAACGCGTGGCTTGATCCTCGCATGCGTGTGGAGTGAACCAATGACAACAACAGCGAACGCCGTGGCTGCAATGGCCGACGATATCATCGACCTGACGCCGAAAGAGCGGATGATCCGCAAGGCAAAAAGCCACTTCGGCTTCAAGTTCGGCGCATTTATCGTGATCTCATTCTCATTGATCGCGATCTTCGCTCCGCTTTTTGCACCGCATGATCCCTATCTTCAGGACCTTGCCAAACGTCTGGTGCCGCCCGTCTGGCAAGAGAGCGGGTCGTGGGAGCATATCCTGGGCACCGACGCGCTCGGCCGCGATTACCTGAGCCGCTTGATTTACGGTGCACGCATTTCCATGGGCGTAGGCTTTGGCGCTGCAACACTGGGATGTCTGATTGGCGTCACCATCGGTCTCAGTGCGGGCTATCTGGGCGGGCGCGTCGATCAGGCTGCCTCCTTTCTGCTGACCTGCCAACTGGCGCTACCGTCTCTCTTGCTGGCCATGGCGCTTGTGTTCTTTGTTGGCTCTTCGGTCACGACTCTGTTGATCGTGCTCGGTGTGTTGCATTGGCAATACTACATGGTGGTCACGCGGACGCTGACCCGGCAGATCAGATCGCTGGAGTATGTCGCGGCGGCGCGCTCGATCGGCAGCACCGACCGGCAGATCCTGTTCTACGAAATCCTGCCGAACCTCTTTAACCAGATCATCGTTGTGTTCTCGTTGGAAATGGCCGTCGTCATCATCCACGAAGCGTCGCTGTCGTTCCTCGGTGTGGGGGTGCAGCCCCCGACCGCCTCCTGGGGGCTGATGATCGCTGAGGGCAAGACCATGATGTATTTCAAACCCTACCTCGTCGTGATCCCCGGTGCCGCGCTGTTCTTGTTGGTGCTGGCTGTGAATCTGCTGGGCGATGGCATTCGCGACATCACCGCACCTGAAAGCCGCAACTGATGCCGCCGGAGGAAAAAGACATGCAGCCCCTACTTGAAGTTCAAGACCTGTCGGTGACCCTGAAACTGGCCGAAGGTGAAATGACCGCCGTACGCGATGTTTCTTTCACGGTGAACCGCGGCGAAACGCTTGGCATCGTCGGCGAATCCGGCTCAGGCAAATCGGTGTCATCCATGGCAATAATGGGGCTACTGCCGGAGGGCACACGCACCCAAGCTGCGTGCCTGAGGTTTGATGACACGGATCTTTTGACCGCGTCCGAGAAGCAGATGTCCAGGCTGCGCGGCAACAAGATTGCAATGATCTTTCAGGAGCCGATGACGTCGCTGAACCCGGTCTACACTATCGGGCGGCAGATGACCGAGCTGATGCAGCATCACAAGAATGTATCTAAGGCCGAGGCCCGCGCCCGTGCGATTGAGCTCTTGGAAAAGGTCGGGATCACCGCCGCCGCCAGCCGCTTGTCGCAATATCCGCACCAGCTGTCCGGCGGGCTGCGCCAGCGGGTCATGATCGCGATGATGCTGATGAACGATCCGGACCTGATCATCGCTGATGAACCCACCACCGCTTTGGACGTGACCATTCAGGCGCAGATCCTCAACCTGCTCAAGGACCTGCAAAAAGAGTTGAACATAGCGCTTGTCATCATCTCGCATGACATGGGGGTTGTGGCCCGCGTATCGGACAAGATTGCGGTGATGTATGCCGGTCAGGTGATCGAAACCGGGACGGTGACGAATGTGCTGCAAAATCCCGTTCATCCCTATACCCAAGGCTTGCTGGAGAGCATTCCGATCCCCGGCCAGATCGAACCGGGCGGTCAGTTGGGGTCTATCCCCGGTCTGGTTCCATCGTTGAAAACACGGTTCAAGGGCTGTCGCTTTGCCAATCGCTGCACACGTGTTCAGGACGCCTGCATAGACCAGAGTGTCGCTTTGCGGGACGCGCCAACAGGTCAGGCCTATCGCTGCATTCTACCGTTTGAGGACCTTATGGCCCCGGCCGCGCCAGAGAGCTATGAGGCGGCTGGCTCTGGTCATGTCTATGGCTCCCGGATCGACAAGGAAGCAACGCCCCTGCTGTCTGCCGATGCGGCTGAATGTGTGTTTCAGGTCAGTCAGGATATGTTCTCTGCTCCCAAACCACTGAAAGCTGTCGACAACCTGTCCCTGGAGCTTAGCAAAGGCGAAGTTGTGGCCGTTGTCGGTGAATCCGGCTGCGGCAAGTCCACTTTGGCGCGCATGCTTTTGGGGCTTCAATCCCCCACCAATGGTAAGGTCACGTTGGATGGGCGCGACATTTCGGCCATGTCAAATGCCGAGCGATCGCGAAAAGTCCAGTCGATCTTTCAGGACCCGTATTCGTCGCTCAACCCCCGCCGGACGATTGGCGAGATCATCCGCCGTCCGATGGCGTTGCACGGTATGGGCAGCGCAAGCGAGCAGCAAAAAGTGGTCGAAGAGATCATGGAGCTAGTCGGCCTGCCGCGGAACTTTTATCACAACTATCCCAACCAGCTTTCTGGCGGGCAACGTCAGCGTGTCGCCATTGCGCGTGCACTGGTCCTGAAACCCGAGATTGTCGTCTGCGACGAACCGACCTCGGCGCTGGATGTCTCGGTTCAGGCCCAAATCCTGAACCTGCTGCTGGAATTGCGCCGGGAGATGCGGCTCACCTATCTGCTCATCACGCATGATATGGCGGTGGTCGAACATATAGCAACCCGTGTGATCGTCATGTATCTGGGCCGGGTGGTCGAGATCGCCGACGCGCGCTCGATCTTCAAATCCCCCAAACACCCCTACACCAAGGCGCTGCTCAAGTCCGTGTTGACCCCCGATCCCGGTGCCGGTGTGCCGAGCATCGAGTTGGGCTCCTCCTATCCCAACCCGATCAACCCGCCCAGCGGTTGCACGTTCCACCCCAGGTGCGAGTTCGCGGAGGATATCTGCAAAGCCAAGGCGCCTTTGCTTGAACATCTCACCGGCCAGCAAAGCTGCGCCTGTCACATGGTGGCGAGGGAAGTGGTATGAACAAATTGTCCGCACCACGCGCCCAACATGCCGTCGACCCTGTGGAACTGACAGCCGACCTTGTACGCTGCCAGACCGTGACCCCCGAGGAAGGTAGTGCGCTTAAGCTGCTAAGCGCATTGCTGAGCGAGCATGGGTTTCAGTGTCAGCGCATTGATCGCAACGGTATTCCCAATCTATTTGCGATTTGGGGAGAGGACCGAAATGGACGCACATTCGGGTTTAACGGTCATACCGATGTCGTTCCGATAGGCGATCCAAAAGACTGGACCGTCGATCCTTTTGGAGCAGAGATCCGTGACGGCATTCTCTACGGGCGCGGCTCAACGGACATGAAATCAGGCGTTGCGGCCTTTGCCGCGGCCGCCATCGAGTTTGTCAACGAAACACCACCTGATGGCCGCGTCATCATCGCGATCACAGGTGCCGAAGAAACCGGCTCGCCCGACGGGACACGAGCCATTGTCCAATGGATGGAGGCCAATGATATTCGGGCCGACCACTTTATCGTGGGCGAACCGACGAGCCTTAAGTCCATCGGGGACGCAATAAAGATCGGTCGCCGGGGAACGATCACGGTCTTTCTGACCGTGACTGGCGTGCAAGGCCATTCGGGATACCCGGAAAAAGCGAACAACCCGCTTCCTGCACTGGTCGATCTTTTGCAAGGTTTCGGGCAGGCGGCCATGGACGAAGGAACGGAATTTTTCGCGCCTTCAACACTTGCGATCACGACGATTGATACAGGCAATCCTGCACGCAACGTCATTCCTGCGACGTGCAAGGCGACCCTGAGCATCCGGTTCAACGACAAATGGACCTCTGGGAAAGTCCTTGACTGGGTGTCCAGGCATACGCGCGCCGCCGAGGACAAGTTCGGTGTCACGATCAGTGCCGATCACTACCTGTCGGGAGAGTGTTTTTTCACACCGCCCGGGGCTCTTTCAAAGCTGGTTCAAGATGCCGTCGAACAGGAAACGGGACAAAGACCACAGATGACGACCCTCGGCGGCAGTTCCGATGCCCGCCACCTCTTCAAGCACTGCCCGGTAGTCGAGGTTGGTTTGACCGGCGAGACCTTGCACCAGGTGGATGAGCACGTCTCCGTGGCCGAAATCAATGCGCTCAAGACCGTCTACGGCAGAATCTTACGGGACTACTTCGGGTCGGAGGGCAAGATATGACCACTCTGGCCCTGACCGGTGACAGCATCCTGCAAAGGCGGCTTCTCAGCACGTCAGATCCGGTTATCAAACCTCTCTTTGATCTGATCCGTGGATGCGATGCGGCATTCACCAACCTCGAGGTCCTGCCGAACGATTATCGCGGCGATCCCGCTTTTGACAGCGGCGGGTCGCATTTCGGCGCGCCGTCATGGGTGCTGGATGATCTGGTCGAAGCCGGGTTCGGCATGTTTTCCACGGCGACAAACCATACGCTCGACTACTCCATCTCTGGGCTTGAATATGGGTTGGACCAACTCGACAAACGCGGCCTGTGCCACGCCGGGGCGGGACGACACCTTGAGGAGGCCCGACGCGCCGCTTACCTTACAACGCCCAATGCGGCGATCGGCATGGTCGCTTGCGGGTCCACTTATACAAAGGGGCAGGAAGCCGCGCGCCAGACGGCAGCCATGCAGGGGCGACCCGGCCTGAACCCGCTGTGGCCCGACAGCACCTATGAGGTGACGGCAGAGCAAATGGCCGTCGTGAAAGAGATGGCCGAGGGGCTGGGCCTGGAGAAGTTCCGCCAGATCCGCATCAGCACGGGGTTTGCCTTCGAGGCCCCGGAGGGCATTTTTCCCTTCAATGGCATGAACTTCCGCGTAGGTGAGCAAACCCGCCATGTGCGCCATCCGAACCCCAAAGACTTGGCCGCGATCATCCGCTGGGTCGAAGAGGCTAAACTGGCCTCTGACATCGCACTGGTCAGCATCCATGCCCATGAACATGCCGATGAAAAGGACCAACCAGCGGATTTCATCGTCGAGTTCGCCCACGCGGTGATCGACGCGGGTGCCGACCTAGTCGTCGGCCACGGGCCGCACCTGCTGCGTGGCATGGAAATCTACAAGGGCAAACCGATTTTCTACAGTCTTGGCAATTTCATCGGTCAGAATGAAATGGTGCGGCAGCTGCCAGGCGAATCCTATGATCGCTTTCATGTCGATGACCGACTGACACCGACACAGCTCTATAAGCAGCGTACACTAGATGACCAGAAAGGCTTCCCTTCCGATGAACGCTATTGGCAGACTGTGGTCCCAATATGCCACTTTGAAGGGGACGGACTTGTCGATGTCGAAATCCATCCCGTTTCTCTTGGCCTGGGTGAGCAGCGTCACCGCAGGGGGCGTCCACGTTTGGCACATGGTGCCGAGGCTGAATCTATTCTCAACCGGTTTTCCTCGCTGTCGTACGAATTTGGATCAACGCTTGAGGTCGGTGACACCTGCGCCAATGCCGTTCTCTGAGGGTGCCCGCTCCATTCGAAACATCGCGCATCTTAGATTTAGGGCGATGTCCATTAGGATTGCGCAAGAGCCTTGTAAAGTTCGCACAGCTACCTGTTCTTGAGTACAAACGTGGTCGAGGCTTTAAAGCAATGGCTTCAATCTAACCTGTTGGACTGCGTGCCATTCATTGCGTATCAGTCCCTGCTATTTGCCTTGTGATGAGTTCTCTGAATTGTCTTGGCCGTTGTGAACAAGCGGACCTTGGTGCAGCGCGCGGCATCGGTCAAAATGGGCTCGGAGCCGACCTCAGTGGCAGCGCAGCAACCTGTGATACATTGGACAGGTCAACGTCGGGTTGTCGTTGTGGGCGGGAATGGCGGATCGGAGGATCAGTCATGCAAACACCAAACTTACCAGCCATTCGCGCACTTCGCCCAGCTTGGAACAAGGGCCGCATTGTGGGTCAGAAACGGCCGCTGAAGCCAAAGCACGTCTGGGCGATCCGTGTCCGACTTGAACTGGCCGAGAACCATCGAGACCTCGCGCTGTTCAATATGGCCATCGACAGCAAGCTGCGCGGCTGTGACTTGGTGAAGATGAAAGTCGTCGACGTCATGGCGTCTGGTCTGATCAAAGAACGGGCATCGGTGCTACAAAGTAAGACACAGAAGCCTGTGCGATTTGAGATATCCGAAGGCACACGCGCCTCGATAGAAAAGTGGATGGAAGATGAGCTCATGGTCGGCTCGGAGTACCTTTGGCCGGGTCGGTTCCATGAACGCCTGCACATCTCGACACGCCAGTATGCCCGGATCGTCCGGGATTGGGTCACGTCGATCGGTCTGGAGGCCAGCGCATACGGAACGCATTCGATGCGGAGGACAAAAGTCACACAGATATACAAGAAGACCGGCAACCTGAGGGCGGTCCAGCTGCTACTTGGGCACACCAAGATGGACAGCAC contains:
- a CDS encoding CapA family protein → MTTLALTGDSILQRRLLSTSDPVIKPLFDLIRGCDAAFTNLEVLPNDYRGDPAFDSGGSHFGAPSWVLDDLVEAGFGMFSTATNHTLDYSISGLEYGLDQLDKRGLCHAGAGRHLEEARRAAYLTTPNAAIGMVACGSTYTKGQEAARQTAAMQGRPGLNPLWPDSTYEVTAEQMAVVKEMAEGLGLEKFRQIRISTGFAFEAPEGIFPFNGMNFRVGEQTRHVRHPNPKDLAAIIRWVEEAKLASDIALVSIHAHEHADEKDQPADFIVEFAHAVIDAGADLVVGHGPHLLRGMEIYKGKPIFYSLGNFIGQNEMVRQLPGESYDRFHVDDRLTPTQLYKQRTLDDQKGFPSDERYWQTVVPICHFEGDGLVDVEIHPVSLGLGEQRHRRGRPRLAHGAEAESILNRFSSLSYEFGSTLEVGDTCANAVL
- a CDS encoding ABC transporter permease; the protein is MLRFILKRLALGLSVALTVSLATFLMLNLAADPAAMVAGEDATQEAIEQIRVQYGFDRPLYVRFFEWFGSILVGDFGDSYYWKKPVFDLLIERAPVTITLALGALSVTVLVGLPLGVLAALKPNGWLDRFALSFGTAAQAVPNFWLGLILIILLGVMFPIFPVSGDSTWKHFILPCFVLGTSAVPQVLRLTRTGMIEVLGSDYIRTARAKGFRSSQILFRHALRNALLPVVSVLAIQLGYKLGGSVITETIFALNGLGRLAYESILGADIPTVQMLVFFFALVFIVLTVLGDILNAWLDPRMRVE
- a CDS encoding ABC transporter ATP-binding protein, whose protein sequence is MQPLLEVQDLSVTLKLAEGEMTAVRDVSFTVNRGETLGIVGESGSGKSVSSMAIMGLLPEGTRTQAACLRFDDTDLLTASEKQMSRLRGNKIAMIFQEPMTSLNPVYTIGRQMTELMQHHKNVSKAEARARAIELLEKVGITAAASRLSQYPHQLSGGLRQRVMIAMMLMNDPDLIIADEPTTALDVTIQAQILNLLKDLQKELNIALVIISHDMGVVARVSDKIAVMYAGQVIETGTVTNVLQNPVHPYTQGLLESIPIPGQIEPGGQLGSIPGLVPSLKTRFKGCRFANRCTRVQDACIDQSVALRDAPTGQAYRCILPFEDLMAPAAPESYEAAGSGHVYGSRIDKEATPLLSADAAECVFQVSQDMFSAPKPLKAVDNLSLELSKGEVVAVVGESGCGKSTLARMLLGLQSPTNGKVTLDGRDISAMSNAERSRKVQSIFQDPYSSLNPRRTIGEIIRRPMALHGMGSASEQQKVVEEIMELVGLPRNFYHNYPNQLSGGQRQRVAIARALVLKPEIVVCDEPTSALDVSVQAQILNLLLELRREMRLTYLLITHDMAVVEHIATRVIVMYLGRVVEIADARSIFKSPKHPYTKALLKSVLTPDPGAGVPSIELGSSYPNPINPPSGCTFHPRCEFAEDICKAKAPLLEHLTGQQSCACHMVAREVV
- a CDS encoding ABC transporter permease; the protein is MTTTANAVAAMADDIIDLTPKERMIRKAKSHFGFKFGAFIVISFSLIAIFAPLFAPHDPYLQDLAKRLVPPVWQESGSWEHILGTDALGRDYLSRLIYGARISMGVGFGAATLGCLIGVTIGLSAGYLGGRVDQAASFLLTCQLALPSLLLAMALVFFVGSSVTTLLIVLGVLHWQYYMVVTRTLTRQIRSLEYVAAARSIGSTDRQILFYEILPNLFNQIIVVFSLEMAVVIIHEASLSFLGVGVQPPTASWGLMIAEGKTMMYFKPYLVVIPGAALFLLVLAVNLLGDGIRDITAPESRN
- a CDS encoding ABC transporter substrate-binding protein — protein: MSVRSMLLASALALSSALPSFADKANDTLVAAFNKEVQTLDGLYSTSRENLILSYLTSDQLVELNLDTGEYEGALAESYTWVDDRTIDFTLREGLTFHDGSPVMVEDIVYSFDWIANADSKTKRGAFIRGWFESAVAIDDRTVRVTAKQPYPLMLRDIAVFVLTRKAGSYGDGNPDALTQNFVGTGPYKISEFAMGAGVQLERYDGYYTGGPKAAGSIEKIVLRPIPDWGTVTAELLSGGVNWSFNVPDDTAKDLGGLPMVDHVSGVSTRVAFLVLDAAGVSDAEGPMTNKLVRQALNHAVNRKEIVEFLVGGSGRVVHSTCNAGMFGCDVEITEYDYDPEKAKALLAEAGYPDGFEFDLTAYRERPIMEAVAADLAEIGVIANINFVKLSALSKSRAEGQLEAFQNAWGFYATPDLGAISNYYVEGSNRNLHQDAEVQGWFKAALETVDQDERADLYAKALQKIADEAYLLPIFQYSQNYVKSVDVNFAAPADGLPRLNELSWK
- a CDS encoding tyrosine-type recombinase/integrase, translated to MQTPNLPAIRALRPAWNKGRIVGQKRPLKPKHVWAIRVRLELAENHRDLALFNMAIDSKLRGCDLVKMKVVDVMASGLIKERASVLQSKTQKPVRFEISEGTRASIEKWMEDELMVGSEYLWPGRFHERLHISTRQYARIVRDWVTSIGLEASAYGTHSMRRTKVTQIYKKTGNLRAVQLLLGHTKMDSTVRYLGVELEDALAIAEAIEI
- a CDS encoding LysR family transcriptional regulator; the encoded protein is MISIINMHQKNLNAIDLNLLKVFSALAAERSVTKAANSVGLSQPAVSHALRRLRDLMDDELFIRSTDGMQPTERCRELAPAIDASLKMLQDAMTVKDDNDPANLRATYRLGMNDLFSTLLVPGLTARVAKQAPNVSLRFLHSMAINQNVDDAYSDLERGRIDLTVIQDFDTPSRFDRELLGASEFVCVARAGHPVFQPGLSMEQYTSLGHIMFTTLDAEYSRIDEALSKMGIRRRIELRVPHYSAALSATALTDLVYTVPRILAQHAEQAFGLQVSELPFEAPVRKIFQVWHKTRTKDFGHQWLRNVVSDVSQLSGIVP
- the dapE gene encoding succinyl-diaminopimelate desuccinylase, producing MNKLSAPRAQHAVDPVELTADLVRCQTVTPEEGSALKLLSALLSEHGFQCQRIDRNGIPNLFAIWGEDRNGRTFGFNGHTDVVPIGDPKDWTVDPFGAEIRDGILYGRGSTDMKSGVAAFAAAAIEFVNETPPDGRVIIAITGAEETGSPDGTRAIVQWMEANDIRADHFIVGEPTSLKSIGDAIKIGRRGTITVFLTVTGVQGHSGYPEKANNPLPALVDLLQGFGQAAMDEGTEFFAPSTLAITTIDTGNPARNVIPATCKATLSIRFNDKWTSGKVLDWVSRHTRAAEDKFGVTISADHYLSGECFFTPPGALSKLVQDAVEQETGQRPQMTTLGGSSDARHLFKHCPVVEVGLTGETLHQVDEHVSVAEINALKTVYGRILRDYFGSEGKI